GCGGCTCGGTCGAATTCGCTCGAAGCGCCGGCCGCGGCTCCCTCCAGCCCATCCAGCACCCGGTCCTTATCTCGCTGCGTCAGGAGCCGACCGATGAACCAGGTGCCGGCGTTCGCCAAGCCCTTATAGTCGAGGTCTACCGGGTTCTGGGTGGCCAGCACCACCCCAAGGCCAAATGCCCTCGCTTGTTTCATCAGCGTCAGCAGCGGGGCCTTGGACGGGGGGTTCGACACCGGCGGGAAGTAACCGGCGATCTCGTCCATGTACAGCAATGCTCGCAGGCTGGCGGTCCCGGATTGGCTGCGAACCCAACCCAGAGTCGCGCTGAGCAACAGCGAAACGAAGAACATGCGTTCGGCGTCATTGAGGTGAGCAATCGAGAAGATGGCCACGCGCGGCTTGGCAGCCGCCGTATAGAGCATCTCGCCGACATTCAGCGGCTCACCTTCCAGCCATCGGCTGAAGTCCGGCGAGGCGATCAGGTTATTCAACCGGACCGCTAGGGCGAACCGATCCGCGGCCGGATAGAAACTCTCCAGCTCCATTACGCCCAGCCGACTGAACGGCGGATTCTGAATGGCTGCGATCAGGGCGGGCATATCAAGCCCCTGCCCCTGGTTCCAGGCGTTGTTGAGGATGGTACTCAGAAGAACGTGCTCGCGGCTCTGCACCGGGTCGGCCTCGATGCCCAACAGGCCGAGGAGGCCGGCGGTTACACCGGCCACGCGCTCCCGCATGGCCTCGGAATCACCCACAACCTCCGGTGGCGGAGCGGCGAATGACTTCAACACGGCCACGGGAAGGCCCGCATCACTGCCCGGAGTGTAGACGACGAACTCCGCCGAGTCGCGCAAGCGCTGAATGCGGCTGCCGTCCTGGTCCCAGTCAGCCAGACCGCGCTGCCACAGCTCCGCCTGCTTGGCGGCGTAGGAATCCGGATCAAGCCCCTGGCGGCGGGCATCCTCCTCGTTGATCCAGGGGCGAAAGTCCTGCGGACGTAATTCCGGAAAGGTCAAAAGCAGATTTGTCAGATCGCCCTTGGGGTCGATGACAATCGCGGGAATCCCGTCAATTGCCGCCTCTTCCAGAAGCGTGACGCAGAGGCCGGTCTTACCGCTCCCGGTCATACCCACGACAACCGCGTGTGTGACCAGATCGCGGCTGTCGTACAGCACCAGGTCCGTGGTTGGGCGGCGCTGTTGCAGGTCATAAGTGCGACCAAGATAGAAAGCACCCAGTTTCTCGTAGGTTTGCATGGCAATTACTCAGCAGTGGCGGCGAGGTCCGTACCGACAGATCCGAAGGGGTAAGTCTATCACGGTGAAGGTGCGAAGCAACGGAAAGGTCGCGAAACAGCCAGCATCAAGCTCTTTCATAACTGTCCGATAGTCGATAGACTATAGGGTCCACACGCAAAAGGGAGTTCCCAGCGACGATGTTTGACCGGAACCTGATTCGCAACTTCAGCATCATTGCCCATGTGGATCACGGCAAGAGTACACTGGCCGATCGGATCCTGGTCGCCACTAAAGCCGTGCCAGCACGGGAGATGCGCGCTCAGTTCCTCGACGACATGGAGATCGAGCGGGAGCGGGGGATCACCATCAAGGCCAACCGGGCGACGGTTTTCCACGAGCATGAGGGACAGGAGTACATGCTGAACTTGATCGATACCCCCGGCCACGTGGATTTCCATTACGAGGTCTCCCGGGCCCTGGCGGCCTGCGAGGGCGTGCTGCTCCTGGTCGATGCC
This DNA window, taken from Phycisphaerae bacterium, encodes the following:
- a CDS encoding DUF87 domain-containing protein, encoding MQTYEKLGAFYLGRTYDLQQRRPTTDLVLYDSRDLVTHAVVVGMTGSGKTGLCVTLLEEAAIDGIPAIVIDPKGDLTNLLLTFPELRPQDFRPWINEEDARRQGLDPDSYAAKQAELWQRGLADWDQDGSRIQRLRDSAEFVVYTPGSDAGLPVAVLKSFAAPPPEVVGDSEAMRERVAGVTAGLLGLLGIEADPVQSREHVLLSTILNNAWNQGQGLDMPALIAAIQNPPFSRLGVMELESFYPAADRFALAVRLNNLIASPDFSRWLEGEPLNVGEMLYTAAAKPRVAIFSIAHLNDAERMFFVSLLLSATLGWVRSQSGTASLRALLYMDEIAGYFPPVSNPPSKAPLLTLMKQARAFGLGVVLATQNPVDLDYKGLANAGTWFIGRLLTQRDKDRVLDGLEGAAAGASSEFDRAAIDKMLSQLENRVFLMNNVHEDTPAVIHTRWAMSYLRGPLTRRQIRMLMDPYRRIVSKEAPVRMPQREGALPAEAVPSPTVRVPAERTSRPILPPGVRQAFIPARSVPAGPNAVYRPMLLATATLRYADTKLSIDQEQRVVYLVPLIPRSGSPVEWDSAQTTDLGEADLDPDPAATASFAPLPPEAANERSYQAWKKDFADMLYRRSVLELLRCPSLEIVSRPGESEREFQLRISQAARERRDDEVTRLREKYASRMNVLQERLRRARQAVEVQEEQSRASKLSTAVSFGGAILSALFGRKTAGVLNIGRAGSAVRGVGRSMKEAGDVRRAEESVEAVQQKIADLEAQLRADIDAISQQTGEALEHIAVRPKKSDISVRSVLLVWEPCWDTRSQVGG